Proteins from a single region of Budorcas taxicolor isolate Tak-1 chromosome 7, Takin1.1, whole genome shotgun sequence:
- the CDX1 gene encoding homeobox protein CDX-1: protein MYVGYVLDKDSPVYPGPARPASLSLGPQAYGPPPPPPGPPQYPDFTGYSHVEPGPVPPAAWSAPFSAPKDEWAAAYGPGPTAPTASPAPLAFGPPPDFGAVPTPPGPGPGLLAQPLGGPGTPSSPGAQRRTPYEWMRRSVAAGGGGGSGKTRTKDKYRVVYTDHQRLELEKEFHYSRYITIRRKSELAASLGLTERQVKIWFQNRRAKERKVNKKKQQQQPPQPPPPAHDITPTPAGPPLGGLCPSSASLLGASSPVPVKEEYLP from the exons ATGTACGTGGGCTATGTGCTGGACAAGGATTCCCCCGTGTACCCCGGCCCCGCCAGGCCCGCTAGTCTCAGCCTGGGCCCGCAAGCCTACGgccctccgcccccgccccctggaCCCCCGCAGTACCCTGATTTCACCGGCTACTCTCACGTGGAGCCGGGccccgtgccccctgcagcctGGAGTGCGCCCTTCTCTGCGCCCAAGGACGAATGGGCTGCCGCCTACGGCCCGGGCCCCACGGCTCCCACAGCCAGCCCGGCCCCGCTGGCATTCGGGCCCCCTCCGGACTTTGGCGCGGTGCCCACGCCCCCGGGGCCTGGCCCAGGTCTCCTGGCGCAGCCCCTCGGCGGCCCAGGCACACCTTCCTCACCCGGAGCGCAAAGGCGGACACCCTACGAGTGGATGCGGCGCAGTGTGGCGGCTGGAGGCGGCGGTGGCAGCG GTAAGACCCGCACCAAGGATAAATACCGCGTGGTCTATACCGACCACCAGCGCCTGGAGCTGGAGAAGGAGTTCCACTACAGCCGTTACATCACCATCCGGCGGAAATCAGAGCTGGCCGCCAGCCTGGGGCTCACTGAACGGCAG GTGAAGATCTGGTTCCAAAACCGGCGGGCCAAGGAGCGCAAAGTGAACaagaagaagcagcagcagcagcctccacaGCCACCCCCGCCAGCCCATGacatcacccccacccccgcagggCCACCCCTGGGGGGCCTGTGCCCCAGCTCTGCCAGCCTCCTGGGTGCCTCCTCCCCAGTGCCTGTCAAGGAGGAATATCTGCCATAG